A DNA window from Streptomyces sp. 71268 contains the following coding sequences:
- a CDS encoding GNAT family N-acetyltransferase produces MRETILDLHSAVHSGSSDPFLSRERFSWFYDRWSGKPSWSCVVSFENEVPTGFAYGGSFAPGGWWKGSERPSSVPVGVPVFGLSELLVLKEWRKTGTSQRLHDAVVSSRGDEVATLLVDVAHPKVVELYERWGYEKVGEQKPFEDSPVFGIMVKRLRA; encoded by the coding sequence GTGCGCGAGACCATTCTGGACCTCCACAGCGCCGTTCACAGCGGCTCAAGCGACCCTTTCCTTTCCCGCGAGCGCTTCAGTTGGTTCTACGACAGGTGGAGCGGGAAGCCGTCGTGGTCGTGCGTCGTCAGCTTCGAGAACGAGGTTCCGACTGGTTTCGCGTACGGCGGCTCGTTCGCCCCAGGCGGCTGGTGGAAGGGCTCCGAGCGGCCGAGTTCCGTGCCGGTGGGTGTGCCCGTCTTCGGGCTTTCCGAACTGCTCGTGCTCAAGGAGTGGCGCAAGACGGGCACTTCGCAACGCCTGCACGACGCGGTCGTGAGCAGCCGTGGCGACGAGGTCGCGACACTGCTCGTTGACGTGGCGCACCCCAAGGTCGTGGAGCTGTACGAGCGGTGGGGTTACGAGAAGGTGGGAGAGCAGAAGCCGTTCGAGGACTCCCCCGTCTTCGGCATCATGGTCAAGCGGCTGCGTGCCTAG
- a CDS encoding YbjN domain-containing protein — MGNHAEAGPVNDAEAVIESTLREAELEWERAADGAYVVTLPGTRKLSTTCSLRVGRHSLSVNAFVIRHPDENDAAVHRWLLERNTRLYGVSYAIDRLGDIYLVGRLPLAAVTPDELDRLLGTVLENADASFNTLLELGFASAIRKEYAWRTARGESTRNLAAFTHLTGEGRPGPDADAERGGPGGGPASDRA; from the coding sequence ATGGGTAACCACGCGGAAGCCGGCCCGGTCAACGACGCGGAAGCCGTCATCGAGAGCACCCTGCGCGAGGCGGAGCTGGAGTGGGAGCGGGCGGCCGACGGCGCGTACGTCGTCACCCTGCCCGGTACCCGCAAGCTCTCCACCACCTGCTCGCTGCGTGTCGGGCGCCACTCGCTGTCCGTCAACGCCTTCGTCATCCGCCACCCCGACGAGAACGACGCGGCCGTGCACCGCTGGCTGCTGGAGCGCAACACCCGCCTGTACGGGGTGAGTTACGCCATCGACCGACTCGGCGACATCTACCTGGTCGGCCGCCTCCCGCTGGCCGCGGTGACCCCGGACGAACTCGACCGGCTGCTCGGCACCGTCCTGGAGAACGCCGACGCCAGCTTCAACACCCTCCTTGAGCTGGGTTTCGCGTCGGCGATCCGCAAGGAGTACGCGTGGCGCACGGCCCGTGGCGAGTCCACCCGCAACCTCGCCGCCTTCACCCACCTGACCGGCGAGGGGCGGCCCGGCCCCGACGCGGACGCGGAGCGCGGCGGTCCGGGCGGCGGCCCGGCGTCCGACCGCGCGTAA
- a CDS encoding tetratricopeptide repeat protein: MPPSGPNTELEKIFQETGWTLRQFAQAVNRAATEAGVPTRYREPSIHQWLKGHLPVQRVRPLVLEALSRKLGRPISLADAGFPALPAEVGSTTHEDLVEDLIALGRQDMAPSRRTILSASVFSATFAVPSWAEAVERSSLVTSQQFTRVGTSDVTLIRSMIRHFSQLDDAMGGKVTRPIAAASLVNHVAPLLHAPAKESVRSDLLSAASEFCYLLGYMAVDEGAHGLAQRYYSKALELAGGAGDPSLYCLTLHGMSSQAVNSGQAPTALRLANAAAGPAREVSVNMRVHLYAQQAYSAAAAHHKAEAFSMLRQAENSLSKAEPESGKSVVGLANPGLLAYYRAQVEYSLGNVSRSVTAMHEALKPLRGPGRTRRRVLDTGRLADRQCQSGLLEEACATWGVALEEYPHVRSGRCDEQMRVMFARLRPYLRNPHARALFERARDVVPRHVAPR, encoded by the coding sequence ATGCCACCATCAGGGCCGAACACCGAGCTCGAAAAGATTTTCCAAGAGACCGGCTGGACGCTTCGCCAGTTCGCGCAGGCCGTCAACCGCGCAGCAACCGAAGCGGGCGTGCCCACAAGGTACCGCGAGCCATCCATCCATCAGTGGCTCAAGGGTCACCTGCCTGTTCAGCGCGTGCGTCCGCTGGTCCTCGAAGCGTTATCCAGAAAGCTGGGACGGCCGATCTCGCTCGCCGACGCGGGATTTCCCGCGCTCCCAGCCGAAGTGGGGAGTACCACTCACGAAGACCTTGTCGAAGACCTGATTGCTCTGGGAAGGCAGGACATGGCCCCCTCGCGTCGGACCATACTGAGCGCCAGCGTCTTCTCGGCCACATTCGCCGTACCGTCCTGGGCGGAAGCCGTAGAACGCAGCAGCCTCGTCACCTCCCAGCAATTCACCCGCGTCGGCACGTCCGACGTCACCCTGATCCGATCCATGATCAGACACTTCTCCCAGTTGGATGACGCCATGGGGGGTAAGGTAACCCGCCCTATCGCGGCTGCGTCTCTGGTCAACCACGTGGCCCCACTTCTGCACGCGCCTGCGAAGGAATCCGTACGGTCGGACCTGCTCTCCGCCGCCTCTGAGTTCTGCTACCTCCTTGGCTACATGGCGGTTGACGAAGGCGCACACGGGCTCGCCCAACGTTATTACTCAAAAGCGCTCGAACTGGCCGGAGGGGCCGGCGACCCCTCGCTCTACTGCCTGACGTTGCACGGAATGAGCTCACAGGCAGTCAACTCGGGACAGGCACCGACAGCCCTCAGACTGGCCAACGCGGCCGCCGGGCCCGCGCGGGAGGTGAGCGTCAACATGCGCGTGCATCTCTACGCCCAGCAGGCTTATTCCGCCGCTGCCGCGCACCACAAGGCGGAGGCGTTTTCCATGCTGCGACAGGCTGAGAATTCACTGAGCAAAGCAGAGCCCGAGTCAGGCAAGTCCGTCGTGGGCCTCGCGAATCCGGGTCTCCTCGCCTACTACCGCGCTCAGGTCGAGTACAGCCTGGGCAACGTCTCGCGCTCTGTCACCGCGATGCACGAGGCACTGAAACCGCTACGCGGTCCGGGGCGCACGCGCCGCCGGGTCCTCGACACCGGTCGGCTGGCGGATCGGCAGTGTCAGAGTGGATTACTGGAAGAAGCCTGCGCCACGTGGGGTGTGGCCCTCGAAGAATATCCCCACGTGCGGTCGGGGCGTTGTGATGAGCAAATGCGCGTCATGTTCGCCCGCCTCCGCCCGTACCTCCGTAACCCGCATGCCCGCGCTCTTTTCGAGCGAGCGCGTGACGTCGTTCCCCGTCACGTCGCGCCCAGGTAG
- a CDS encoding helix-turn-helix transcriptional regulator, with product MGIGELIRELRSALGWSQGRLASEINKQFGTTLSREYVSGWECSKHEPGAFSLRALSAVLDVPLAVLENELERRTFLTDVAGVAIAPVVASDLLSQGFAARLRGGPSADDWEGKLSAYGTDYMSMGAADIQRRVSGELVAVQQQLDTPQLWSVAARFMTLYAKTFPGSDGSKAVYWYRMAARAADESGDEAARVWVRGRAAIALGYEGASLPVADVIADQAVAISDRPSLGLLNAVYGKAHVAAMRGDRAAALELDARGRRVFDAVGSHEQTSDYAVPYWRLNVFRSLLLARLGDEKGAVAAQEEAHRELPPTLPRFATHLALHRGLMLARSGDLAGGVAVARAAMDALPPAKHSLTLRMLLAEVHA from the coding sequence ATGGGCATCGGGGAACTGATCCGCGAGCTACGTTCGGCGCTCGGCTGGTCGCAGGGGCGCTTGGCGTCGGAAATCAACAAACAGTTCGGGACCACGCTGAGCCGGGAGTACGTGAGCGGCTGGGAGTGTTCGAAGCATGAGCCGGGAGCGTTCTCCTTGCGCGCTCTGTCGGCGGTCCTTGACGTCCCCCTAGCTGTCCTGGAGAACGAGTTGGAGCGGCGTACCTTTCTCACCGATGTCGCCGGGGTCGCCATAGCGCCCGTGGTGGCCTCGGACCTGCTGTCCCAGGGCTTCGCCGCACGGCTTCGCGGCGGCCCGTCGGCGGACGACTGGGAAGGCAAGCTTTCCGCCTACGGCACGGACTACATGTCCATGGGGGCGGCCGACATCCAACGGCGCGTCTCCGGGGAACTCGTCGCCGTGCAACAGCAGTTGGACACGCCGCAGCTCTGGTCCGTGGCCGCCCGGTTCATGACGCTGTACGCCAAGACGTTCCCCGGCTCGGACGGCTCCAAGGCCGTCTACTGGTACCGCATGGCGGCCAGGGCGGCGGACGAGTCGGGAGATGAGGCCGCGCGGGTGTGGGTGCGCGGCCGGGCCGCCATCGCCCTGGGGTACGAGGGAGCCTCGCTGCCTGTGGCCGACGTGATCGCCGACCAGGCGGTGGCCATTTCGGACCGGCCATCGCTCGGCCTCCTCAACGCCGTCTACGGTAAGGCGCACGTCGCCGCCATGCGCGGCGACCGCGCGGCGGCGCTCGAACTCGACGCTCGTGGGCGGCGCGTATTCGACGCGGTGGGATCGCACGAACAGACCTCGGACTACGCCGTGCCGTACTGGCGGCTGAACGTTTTCCGGTCGCTCCTACTGGCCCGCCTCGGCGATGAGAAGGGTGCTGTGGCGGCGCAGGAGGAGGCCCACCGCGAACTCCCGCCCACTCTTCCCCGGTTCGCCACCCACCTGGCCCTGCACAGGGGCCTGATGCTGGCCCGTTCAGGGGACCTGGCCGGGGGTGTGGCGGTCGCGCGAGCGGCCATGGACGCCCTGCCGCCGGCGAAGCACTCGCTCACACTGCGGATGTTGCTGGCCGAGGTGCACGCGTAG
- a CDS encoding glycosyltransferase, which yields MLGRAAARRPRTFGRSVPRRIAMLSVHTSPLHQPGTGDAGGMNVYIVELARRLAAIDIEVEIFTRATTGALPPTVELAPGVLVRHVDAGPYEGLAKEDLPAQLCAFTHGVMQVWAGHRPGHYDLVHSHYWLSGHVGWLAAQRWGTPLVHAMHTMAKVKNAALAAGDTPEPAARVIGETQIVRAADRLIANTAEEAGELVRHYESEPHKVAVVHPGVNLDRFRPAPPHQHLAATAPDVGPETSPEAVAASRAAARERLGLPQHALVPLFAGRIQPLKAPDVVLRAVAHLLTEHPSLRDRVVLPVVGGPSGSGLAKPEGLQKLAARLGIADLVQFRPPVGQERLADWYRAASVLVMPSYSESFGLVAAEAQACGTPVIAAAVGGLPVAVRDGVSGFLVDGHDPADYARTLHRFVTAPDLAARMGAAAARHAQSFGWDAAAAATADVYGAALHERRGRLRSTHG from the coding sequence CTGCTGGGCAGGGCGGCGGCCCGGCGTCCCCGGACGTTCGGGCGTTCGGTGCCGCGCCGGATAGCGATGCTCAGCGTCCACACCTCGCCGCTGCACCAGCCGGGCACCGGCGACGCGGGCGGCATGAACGTGTACATCGTCGAGCTGGCCAGGCGGCTCGCGGCCATCGACATCGAGGTGGAGATCTTCACCCGCGCCACCACCGGCGCCCTGCCGCCCACCGTGGAGCTGGCCCCCGGCGTCCTCGTCCGGCACGTGGACGCGGGCCCGTACGAGGGGCTGGCCAAGGAGGACCTGCCCGCGCAGCTCTGCGCCTTCACGCACGGCGTCATGCAGGTCTGGGCCGGCCACCGCCCCGGCCACTACGACCTCGTGCACTCCCACTACTGGCTCTCCGGCCACGTCGGCTGGCTCGCCGCCCAGCGCTGGGGCACCCCGCTCGTGCACGCGATGCACACCATGGCCAAGGTCAAGAACGCCGCGCTCGCCGCCGGCGACACCCCGGAGCCCGCCGCCCGCGTCATCGGCGAGACGCAGATCGTCCGGGCCGCCGACCGGCTCATCGCCAACACCGCCGAGGAGGCGGGCGAACTCGTACGGCACTACGAGTCGGAGCCGCACAAGGTCGCCGTCGTCCACCCCGGCGTCAACCTCGACCGCTTCCGCCCCGCGCCGCCGCACCAGCACCTGGCCGCGACGGCCCCCGACGTCGGCCCCGAGACGTCCCCCGAGGCCGTCGCCGCCAGCCGGGCCGCCGCCCGCGAGCGGCTCGGGCTGCCGCAGCACGCCCTGGTGCCGCTGTTCGCCGGGCGCATCCAGCCGCTCAAGGCCCCGGACGTCGTACTGCGGGCCGTGGCCCACCTGCTTACCGAGCACCCGTCGCTGCGCGACCGCGTCGTGCTGCCCGTCGTCGGCGGCCCGAGCGGCAGCGGACTGGCCAAGCCGGAGGGGTTGCAGAAGCTCGCCGCCCGGCTGGGCATCGCGGACCTGGTCCAGTTCCGGCCGCCGGTGGGGCAGGAGCGGCTGGCCGACTGGTACCGCGCGGCGTCCGTGCTGGTCATGCCCTCGTACAGCGAGTCGTTCGGCCTGGTGGCGGCCGAGGCGCAGGCGTGCGGCACGCCGGTGATCGCGGCGGCCGTCGGCGGACTGCCGGTCGCCGTGCGGGACGGCGTCAGCGGCTTCCTCGTCGACGGCCACGACCCCGCCGACTACGCGCGCACGCTGCACCGCTTCGTCACCGCCCCCGACCTCGCCGCCCGCATGGGCGCCGCCGCCGCGCGCCACGCGCAGTCCTTCGGCTGGGACGCGGCGGCCGCCGCGACCGCCGACGTCTACGGCGCGGCGCTGCACGAGCGGCGCGGTCGCCTACGATCTACGCATGGGTAA
- a CDS encoding class I SAM-dependent methyltransferase, giving the protein MPPRTPHRPVGSVTRGTTNPNRLRRMDRWIVATHGRELRRSDDPVAVDLGYGAAPWTAVELLGRLRTVRADAEVVGVEIDPARVAAARTYERPGLRFAHGGFEVPLPGPAGRAPVLIRAANVLRQYDEAEVAAVWQRLRARLAPGGLLVEGTCDEIGRRHVWVALDRTGPRTVTFAARLASLEHPSDLAERLPKALIHRNVPGEPVHAFLRDFDRAWAASAPYAALSARQRWMRSVRLLAPDWPLTDGPTRWRQGEVTVAWGALAPGG; this is encoded by the coding sequence ATGCCGCCCCGTACCCCGCACCGTCCCGTGGGGTCGGTGACCCGCGGCACCACCAACCCGAACCGGCTGCGCCGCATGGACCGCTGGATCGTCGCCACCCACGGGCGGGAGCTGCGCCGCAGCGACGACCCGGTGGCGGTCGACCTGGGGTACGGGGCCGCGCCGTGGACGGCGGTCGAACTGCTCGGCCGGCTGCGTACGGTACGGGCCGACGCCGAGGTCGTCGGAGTCGAGATCGACCCGGCGCGGGTCGCGGCGGCCCGGACCTACGAGCGCCCGGGACTGCGCTTCGCGCACGGCGGCTTCGAGGTGCCGCTGCCGGGCCCGGCCGGGCGTGCGCCGGTGCTCATCCGGGCGGCGAACGTGTTGCGGCAGTACGACGAGGCCGAGGTGGCCGCCGTGTGGCAACGCCTGCGCGCCCGGCTCGCGCCCGGCGGACTGCTGGTCGAAGGCACCTGCGACGAGATCGGCCGCCGCCACGTGTGGGTGGCCCTCGACCGCACCGGCCCGCGCACGGTCACCTTCGCGGCCCGCCTCGCGTCCCTGGAGCACCCGTCCGACCTGGCCGAACGCCTACCGAAGGCGCTGATCCACCGCAACGTGCCGGGCGAACCCGTACACGCCTTCCTCCGCGACTTCGACCGCGCCTGGGCGGCCAGCGCCCCCTACGCCGCGCTCAGCGCCCGCCAACGCTGGATGCGCTCGGTACGCCTCCTCGCCCCGGACTGGCCCCTCACGGACGGTCCCACCCGCTGGCGACAGGGCGAGGTCACGGTGGCGTGGGGGGCGTTGGCGCCGGGTGGGTGA
- a CDS encoding ABC transporter substrate-binding protein, with translation MNATPTPPPAPGAERPVADGAVRVGVLVPLSPPGWVEAGRNVFAGAELAVRDVNEAGGIGGRPLELVVRDTAADPERATAAVAELAGLGVAGVVGEYHSVVARAAAAEADALGVPFLCSSAVLDGLTEKPTEWVARLAPAQSYGWRIYADALLDAGHRRVAVAVEPSVYWASGTRLLRDHLAPRGGTVVELDARALGPAALCDALVEHGATALLLLVGFPEPAVSIVRAVRRDPRLAEVTVGAPAGQPEFAEWAALLGGEGAGVPFLRYLPERLTPLGERVEAALRTRLAGAPSFVAYEGYDAVLVLADVLRTHGVDRAAVAAAWARVATPGTRGTVRFSRPDGSGVWQWAWPPVRVEERDPERPDRFRVVRGV, from the coding sequence ATGAACGCGACGCCGACGCCACCACCAGCCCCGGGCGCGGAGCGCCCCGTCGCCGACGGAGCGGTGCGGGTCGGGGTTCTCGTGCCGCTGTCGCCGCCCGGGTGGGTAGAGGCCGGGCGGAACGTGTTCGCCGGGGCCGAGTTGGCCGTTCGGGACGTCAACGAGGCTGGTGGCATCGGCGGGAGGCCGCTGGAGCTGGTGGTGCGGGACACCGCCGCCGATCCGGAGCGGGCCACGGCGGCCGTCGCGGAGTTGGCGGGGCTCGGGGTGGCCGGCGTGGTCGGGGAGTACCACAGCGTCGTGGCGCGGGCCGCCGCCGCCGAGGCCGACGCGCTGGGGGTGCCGTTCCTGTGTTCGTCGGCGGTGCTCGACGGGCTCACCGAGAAGCCGACGGAGTGGGTCGCGCGGCTCGCGCCGGCGCAGTCGTACGGTTGGCGGATCTACGCGGACGCGCTGCTCGACGCGGGGCACCGGCGCGTCGCCGTGGCGGTCGAGCCCAGCGTGTACTGGGCCTCGGGCACGCGCCTCCTGCGGGACCACCTCGCTCCGCGCGGCGGCACCGTGGTCGAGCTGGACGCGCGGGCGCTCGGCCCGGCGGCCCTGTGTGACGCGCTCGTCGAGCACGGCGCCACGGCCCTGCTCCTGCTGGTCGGCTTTCCGGAGCCGGCGGTGTCGATCGTCAGGGCCGTACGGCGGGACCCGCGACTGGCCGAGGTCACCGTGGGCGCGCCGGCCGGGCAGCCGGAGTTCGCGGAGTGGGCGGCGCTGTTGGGGGGCGAGGGCGCGGGGGTGCCGTTCCTGCGGTACCTGCCCGAGCGGCTCACCCCGCTCGGGGAGCGGGTCGAGGCGGCGTTGCGTACGCGGCTCGCCGGGGCGCCGTCCTTCGTGGCGTACGAGGGGTACGACGCCGTTCTCGTCCTCGCCGACGTGCTGCGTACGCACGGGGTGGACCGGGCGGCGGTCGCCGCCGCCTGGGCGCGGGTCGCGACGCCGGGGACGCGCGGGACGGTGCGGTTCTCGCGGCCGGACGGGAGCGGCGTGTGGCAGTGGGCCTGGCCGCCGGTGCGGGTCGAGGAGCGGGACCCGGAGCGGCCCGATCGGTTCCGGGTGGTGCGCGGCGTCTGA
- a CDS encoding NUDIX hydrolase — MTGPGAATGPIRAAGCVLWRRSPRGTGLEIALIHRPRWDDWSHPKGKLKRGEDALRGALREVAEETGMDCVPGPPLPSTHYVVDGRPKEVRYWAARALDDTFVPNREVDRLIWLPPPAARTRLTQQRDRDLVDALLALIAEAGEDEARQG, encoded by the coding sequence GTGACCGGACCAGGGGCCGCCACCGGCCCGATCCGCGCGGCGGGCTGCGTCCTGTGGCGCCGCTCGCCGCGCGGCACCGGCCTGGAGATCGCGCTGATCCACCGGCCGCGCTGGGACGACTGGTCACACCCGAAGGGCAAGCTCAAGCGCGGCGAGGACGCGCTGCGCGGCGCCCTGCGCGAGGTCGCCGAGGAGACCGGCATGGACTGCGTGCCGGGCCCGCCGCTGCCCAGCACGCACTACGTGGTGGACGGGCGGCCCAAGGAGGTCCGCTACTGGGCCGCCCGCGCGCTGGACGACACGTTCGTCCCCAACCGCGAGGTGGACCGCCTCATCTGGCTCCCCCCACCCGCCGCCCGCACCCGCCTCACCCAGCAGCGGGACCGCGACCTGGTGGACGCGTTGCTGGCGCTCATCGCGGAGGCCGGCGAGGACGAGGCCCGCCAGGGCTGA